Proteins from one Nicotiana tabacum cultivar K326 chromosome 23, ASM71507v2, whole genome shotgun sequence genomic window:
- the LOC142177214 gene encoding uncharacterized protein LOC142177214: MGDHVLDYSRILDYRDEMLRSNPGITCVFKLSEEIFEGGKKIFVGFYICFDALKKAFKVGCRPYIGLDDFFLKGVCKEQLLVTVCKDGNNQMLPLAWVVVEDDFDLRDGTNFTFITDMHKGLYQAMDEVLPNCEHRMCARHILANWSKALKEEIISRGVPESTYKVELRKNLDFMECLGGNGIIDDLFWYNKERWYKVYFKFFSNCDIVDNNTAKNFNCWILEPRHKKIITMLDKIRVKRMNKFG, from the exons ATGGGTGATCATGTGCTGGACTATAGTAGAATTTTGGATTATAGAGATGAAATGCTTAGGTCTAATCCTGGTATTACATGTGTTTTTAAACTAAGTGAAGAGATTTTTGAAGGTGGCAAGAAAATATTTGTTGGCTTCTACATCTGTTTTGATGCATTGAAAAAGGCCTTCAAGGTTGGGTGTAGGCCTTATATTGGATTGGATGATTTCTTCTTAAAGGGTGTTTGCAAGGAGCAGTTGCTCGTTACTGTCTGTAAGGATGGTAACAACCAGATGCTGCCTCTAGCTTGGGTAGTGGTTGAG GATGACTTTGACCTTAGAGATGGGACAAATTTCACATTCATAACAGATATGCATAAG GGATTGTATCAAGCAATGGATGAAGTACTTCCAAACTGTGAACATAGGATGTGTGCTAGACACATCCTAGCTAATTGGTCTAAGGCATTGAAAGAAGAAATTATTTCTCGAGGTGTGCCAGAAAGTACTTATAAGGTAGAATTGAGAAAGAATCTTGACTTCATGGAATGTTTAGGTGGTAATGGAATCATTGATGACTTGTTTTGGTATAACAAAGAAAGGTGGTATAAGGTGTACTTCAAGTTCTTCAGTAACTGTGATATTGTGGACAACAACACGGCTAAAAATTTCAACTGCTGGATATTAGAGCCAAGGCACAAGAAAATTATAACAATGCTTGATAAAATCAGAGTGAAAAGGATGAACAAGTTTGGGTAA